The genomic DNA ATCAGGCAGGCGCTGCTTTACGGTCAGCACAGGGCAGTCGGCCACGCGAACCACTTTTTCGGTATTCGAACCGATCAGGAATTCATCCATCCCGCTTGCTCCTTTAGAGCCCATTACCACCAGGTCTACCTTGTCCTCTTTTATGGTTTGCTTGATGTTATTGATAACCCGGTCCACCTCAACTTCTTCCACCACTTCTACCCCGCTGTGGTTTACCGCATTGCGCAGTTCCTTCATCTGCACCTTACTCATCTCTAGAAGCTGCATGGTATACAACTGATCCATGTTATTGCCTACCAGCACATCGCCGGTAGCGCTGAAGTTGGCAGTACGCGTTACTTCCACAATATGGAGCAGCTTAATGGCGCCACCGGCTTTGCGGGCGATCGCCACGGCTACTTCGAAGGCATACCTGGATTGGTCGGAGAAATCAACGGGGACTAAAATTCTTCTCATGGTTCAGGGGGTTAAGGCGTCATGGTTATATTTTGCATAGATACGTTCCTAATTGAGGAGGAGCTATGACAATTATCATTTTTAAATATACGCTATTAAATAACAAAAGCCCATTCGTTACCGAATGGGCTTTTGTTGAAGCATCAGAATCTTTTATACTTACCCCAGACGGGCGATCAGGTCGGCAGCACGGTTAGAATAACCGGTTTCGTTGTCGTACCAGCCTACTACTTTTACCAATGTTTCGTTGGCAGAAGTCAGTTCCGCGTCGAAGATACAGGAATGCGGGTTGCCTACGATGTCAATTGAAACGATCGGGTCTTCGGTATACTCCAGAATGCCTTTCAGGTCACCTTCTGCCGCTTTCTTCATTACGGCATTGATCTCCTCCTTAGTGGCTGCTCTTTTCAGGATACAGGTAAGGTCAGTCAGTGAACCATCCGGAATAGGAACGCGCATGGCCACACCATCCAGCTTGCCTTTCAGGTGAGGCAACACCAGGCCAACAGCTTTTGCTGCTCCTGTAGAGGTAGGCACAATAGAATAGGCAGCAGCACGAGCTCTGCGCAAGTCTTTGTGCGGGCCATCCTGCAGGTTCTGGTCTGCTGTATAAGCATGTACGGTGGTGATGTATCCTTTCTCGATTCCGAAGGCATCGTCCAGTACCTTGGCCATTGGCGCAAGGCAGTTGGTTGTACAGGAGGCATTCGAAACGATGGTTTCGTCGCCAGTCAGAATATCTTCGTTCACACCTAACACAACGGTCGGGATATTGCCTTTGGCAGGTGCAGAGATCACTACTTTACGGGCGCCTGCTTCCAGGTGGCCGCCAGCGCTTTGCTCATCCACAAAACGGCCGGTAGACTCCAGCACAACGTCAACGCCAAGCTTGCCCCAGGGCAGGTTCTTTGGCTCGCGCTCCGCTGTGATCTTGATCTCGGTACCATTTACAATGATACCATCTTTTGTAGCCTCCACTGTGCCACTAAACCGGCCGTGCACGGAGTCATATTTAAGTAAATGCGCAAGCGTGGTGGTATCTGTAAGGTCGTTGATAGCTACTACTTCTACGTTTTCTTTCGCAAGCAGTGCCCTAAAAGTAAGCCTGCCAATACGGCCAAACCCGTTTATTGCAACTTTTATTTTAGACATAGGTTCAGTTTTTGAGATGTTTATGAATGCTGCGAAGTTACTATTCCGTCGTTTTAAAACCAATATATTTTTTCTGTATTGATACTGAGCGGGTTAGTAACCGATTAAAAAAATTACGCCCATTTATTTTGCAACTTCTAAAAGCGCCGTATATTTGCACCACAATACAACAGTAGCACGGTCCGTTCGTCTAGGGGTTAGGACTTCAGATTTTCATTCTGGCAACAGGGGTTCGATTCCCCTACGGACTACAAAACCCGCAAACAAGGGAAACAAAAGGAAGGCTAAAACGGCCTTCCTTTCTTGTTTTAGCCCATTTTCGACTTTTCTCTTTCTCTTCTTTGCCCTTGTTTGCGTTGTTTCTGTTACTCTCTTGTTACCCGTTTCTTTGTACTTTGCTTCCACTAAAGGAATGTTTTAAGCAGAAATAAAGACGGATATGAGTGTAACTTTAAGAAAGAAATCTCTTGCCAGCGGCAAGTATAGTTATTACCTGGACTACTATATTAATGGGGAAAGAAAGTATGAATTCCTCAAACTCAAGACCCACAAGCGTCCTAAAGACGAAACTGAAAAGCAACATAACAAAGACACCACCATGTTGGCAGAGAGCATCCGCTCGAAGCGGGAGCTACAGATCAACAGCTCCGAGCATGGCTTTGAGGCAGTTCTACAGAAGAGCATTAACTTCCTCTCCTACTACGAGCAGTTCGTGGCCAACTACCCTAAGAAGGACAAACGCCTGGCTTCTGCCTCCCTGCAGTACTTTAAGACATTTATAGGTAAAGACTATATCAAGCCTGCTGATGTTACCGAACAGCTCTGCATTGACTTTAAGGAGTACCTCTGCCAGAAACTCAATGGAGAGACTCCGGTCAATTATTTTTCCAAGTTCAAGAAGATGCTCCGCCAGGCTGTACGCGAGAAAGTACTGACAACCAATCCTGCGGCAGATGTGCTCAACAGAAGAGGTATAAGCGTGAAAAAAGATATCCTGTCAGTAGAGGAGATCCAGAAGCTGGCAACTGTCACGTGCGGCAATGCCGAGGTAAAGCGTGCCTTTCTTTTCGCCTGCAACACCGGCCTGCGCTACTGTGACATCAAAGAGCTCAGTTGGGCCAACATCAACGAAAGCATCCTGAAAGTAACCCAGGCCAAGACAGGCAAACCCGTGATCATGCTGCTGAATAAATCAGCAAAGCGACTCTTAGCACAGCCAGCAGACATAGAGGAGAAAATCTTTACCCTGCCCTCCCATACTGGTATTTCGAAATCACTGAAAAGCTGGGCCAAGAGAGCAGGCGTGCAGAAGCATATCACCTTCCACGTAGCGCGCCATTCATTTGCCACCAACCTGATCATATACAAAAACGACGTCAATACCGTATCATCTCTTATGGGACATTCATCACTAGTCGAGACACAGAAGTACGTGCGTGTGGTGAAGGCACTAACGGAGCAGGCTGTGAACAGTCTGCCTGAACTGACATTTTAATTATAATTATCATTACCTGAAATCAACTATCAGGATATGGAAATCAGCAAAGCACACTTTGTTTCCTATTACAGAGGTCCATATGATCTAAATAAGCGGGAATCCTTACATCTGCCAAGTCTCGGAAACAGAGAAAGTGAGAATGAAAAATTCTTTGATCCATTGAAGGTATTGCAGCAACAACTTGGTTATGATCCGAGAAGGTTTATCTACGAACTCATTGATGAACTTTATGTGGATACAATGCTCGAGTTTAAAAAATTACGAATAAAACACTTACCCAGATTGAGAGAAAAGTATCAGTTAGATCCTCAGTTTGAGGATTTCCTGGAGTGGTACATGATACATCGTTATGAGCCATTGATACGGAGACTCAGGCCAAAGATACTCTGGACAGTAACAACCAGTTTTGAAGACACCATTCCCTACCGAGACACCCTCCCTTACCGGATTGAGGGTAAACTTGATCTTCCACTTTCTTTTCGGCCTAGTGTTACTATTGTGGATTTACTAGCATATAGTCGTAAAGAAAAAGAAGAAACAGATGAAATAGAACGACAGTTCATTGATGGAGTACCTATCCATGTTAAATACATAGAGCAGCATAATGAAGTGCAGGAAACGCTTCATTGGTTAGGTACTGAAGCCCAATTACGTACATTGTACCACACCATGGAGGGGAAACAGGTGAAGTGCAGTTTTGAAGTCTTTGCTGGTGTATTAGGCATGGGAGAATATGCAGGACCAGTAACATGGACAGGAGGAGTCAGGGAATTGATTATTTTAATCAAATTTCTACGAAGTAAAATATTCATAGAAATTTTCAAAGAATTCCCCTTGACGCTAGTTCAGAGCCTGTTTATTCGAAAAACAGGTAATATTTTTAGCTATAATAGCTTAAAAACTACCAGTAACGATGTTGGGTTAGATTCCCTCACTGCGCCGCTTAAGGATCTGATTAATAAGATTTCAGAAAATTTATAATACTTTCCTTAACCTGATTACTTTACCTTTACCTGCCTCATTTACCATTAATTGGTAAAGCACTTCGCTTGGTATTCTTCCTCAACTTTGCGTCAGAACAAAAACGTGAAGTTGATCATGAATGTACAAATCAAACTGGCAGAGTGCCTTATTAAACTGGAGGCACTCATCACCAAAATTAACCTGAGCCAGAAGAAGGTTTTTACGCTGCAGGAAGCTGCTGCTTATAGCGGCCTTTCAGAGTCTTTCCTGTACAAGCTCACCTCCAACGGGCTTATACCGCATTATAAACCTGAAAAGAAGCGGATATACTTTGACCGCGAGGAACTGGAGGCCTGGCTGTTGCGCAACCCCGTAAGGACAGCAGAATCGATAGAGGCTAATGCTGCCACCTATGTGACACTGAACAGGAAAAGCGCATAACCATGCCCTGTACCTCAGTGAAAATTACTATGGGGAAAGAGTGCCTAAGGCTCAAAAGCAATAGCCCCATCCGGCCTCCGTAAGCGGAAGGAGTGCAATAGTGTCTACAAGTATTTACAATTAACCATACACTATGCTGCACCCAACTCTCTACCGGAGGCCAATATAACACAAGATAAACGAAGAGTTGCAAATAAACCTTCACAGGCCATTCACAGCTTAAAAAGGGCTGTTCTCCTTATTGTATGCTCAGCAGCTATAGGGATATACAGCAGCAAACAATACAGGATATAAGGATAGTATTCAGGAAGTTTCTGTCCTGTAGTATAGGACTAATGCATGCACAGGTGTGGTTGATTCAGTTACAACAACGACAGTACTTCAAGTAAAAAGCAGTTATGGTATAGACGTTCATGCAAAAGTGGTTGTTTGGTATAGACGTCCCTGAAAAAGATGCTTCTATTACGCTTTAAGGCCTCTTTTTTCAGCACGTACATCCCATAACTTAACGTACATCCCACAACCAAACGTCCATACCATAACAGGATTTCGACTACAATATTAAGGCTAAAAGATCAGCCTAAGGTATATCCTTATTCATCAAAATTTTAAAGTGAAAAGATTCGGCTCCAAAGTTGAATGCTGATTACATTCTACAACTATGTTTATTACCAGTACCAACAACTGTCCTTCCGACAGGAAAGCTAAACCTTATATCCTGCTGCACATTCCCTCTAAGCTGGCTCTTGAGACAATGCTGCAGGAAAAGAACAAGAGCAAGTTACTTCATTCCTATGCCTATATCTGCCATACCATCCTGCAAGGCTACTTAAGCAATCTAAAGCTGAAGTC from Pontibacter liquoris includes the following:
- the gap gene encoding type I glyceraldehyde-3-phosphate dehydrogenase, whose product is MSKIKVAINGFGRIGRLTFRALLAKENVEVVAINDLTDTTTLAHLLKYDSVHGRFSGTVEATKDGIIVNGTEIKITAEREPKNLPWGKLGVDVVLESTGRFVDEQSAGGHLEAGARKVVISAPAKGNIPTVVLGVNEDILTGDETIVSNASCTTNCLAPMAKVLDDAFGIEKGYITTVHAYTADQNLQDGPHKDLRRARAAAYSIVPTSTGAAKAVGLVLPHLKGKLDGVAMRVPIPDGSLTDLTCILKRAATKEEINAVMKKAAEGDLKGILEYTEDPIVSIDIVGNPHSCIFDAELTSANETLVKVVGWYDNETGYSNRAADLIARLG
- a CDS encoding helix-turn-helix domain-containing protein, which produces MNVQIKLAECLIKLEALITKINLSQKKVFTLQEAAAYSGLSESFLYKLTSNGLIPHYKPEKKRIYFDREELEAWLLRNPVRTAESIEANAATYVTLNRKSA
- a CDS encoding universal stress protein, which translates into the protein MRRILVPVDFSDQSRYAFEVAVAIARKAGGAIKLLHIVEVTRTANFSATGDVLVGNNMDQLYTMQLLEMSKVQMKELRNAVNHSGVEVVEEVEVDRVINNIKQTIKEDKVDLVVMGSKGASGMDEFLIGSNTEKVVRVADCPVLTVKQRLPDFDVHEVVLASDFKRDMGPAVEKFKYFQNLYDARLHLVYINTPGAFEASGVLRNKLQEAAVRYGLRNYTINVYNDTIEEDGILHFAQDINADLIMMATHGRTGFAHLLSGSIAEDLVNHTNIPVLTLHLK
- a CDS encoding site-specific integrase; protein product: MSVTLRKKSLASGKYSYYLDYYINGERKYEFLKLKTHKRPKDETEKQHNKDTTMLAESIRSKRELQINSSEHGFEAVLQKSINFLSYYEQFVANYPKKDKRLASASLQYFKTFIGKDYIKPADVTEQLCIDFKEYLCQKLNGETPVNYFSKFKKMLRQAVREKVLTTNPAADVLNRRGISVKKDILSVEEIQKLATVTCGNAEVKRAFLFACNTGLRYCDIKELSWANINESILKVTQAKTGKPVIMLLNKSAKRLLAQPADIEEKIFTLPSHTGISKSLKSWAKRAGVQKHITFHVARHSFATNLIIYKNDVNTVSSLMGHSSLVETQKYVRVVKALTEQAVNSLPELTF